A window of Flavobacterium flavigenum contains these coding sequences:
- a CDS encoding Crp/Fnr family transcriptional regulator, which translates to MYEELRQNIERKITLTDEEWKLILDKTEFIKLKKNEFLQIQDSNNSYEGFILSGALKTYILNENGTETVIFFSFENEWICDLESFYYHKLTKYNIKAIEDSEILVINKSNKMLLFKEVPKLIQFHILMVERANIAIQERLVDVLNKTSKQRYIEFVKKYPQKTQKINNKNLSSYLGVTHEFLSKIKKSF; encoded by the coding sequence ATGTACGAAGAACTAAGACAGAATATCGAAAGAAAAATTACTCTTACAGACGAAGAGTGGAAATTAATATTGGATAAAACAGAATTTATTAAATTAAAAAAAAATGAGTTTTTGCAAATCCAGGACTCTAATAATTCTTACGAAGGTTTTATTCTGAGCGGGGCACTTAAGACTTATATTTTGAATGAAAACGGAACAGAAACTGTCATTTTCTTTTCATTTGAAAACGAATGGATATGTGACCTGGAAAGTTTTTATTATCATAAATTGACTAAATATAACATAAAAGCGATTGAAGATAGTGAGATATTAGTAATTAATAAATCCAATAAAATGCTTTTATTTAAAGAGGTTCCAAAATTGATTCAATTTCATATTTTAATGGTTGAAAGGGCAAATATCGCCATACAGGAAAGATTGGTTGATGTTTTAAATAAAACCTCAAAACAACGTTATATTGAGTTTGTAAAGAAATATCCTCAAAAGACCCAAAAAATAAACAATAAAAATTTGTCTTCTTATTTGGGAGTAACACATGAATTTTTATCAAAAATCAAAAAGAGTTTTTAA
- a CDS encoding deoxyhypusine synthase family protein → MKGPISQFIEKHYLHFNSAALVDAAKAYEQQLANGAKMLVSMAGAMSTAEIGKIFAEIIRQDKVQIISCTGANLEEDIMNLVAHSHYERVPNYRDLTPEDEWALLERGLNRVTDTCIPEHEAFRRLQKHIYKIWKDADDKGERYFPHEFMYKMLLSGVLEEYYEIDLKDSWMYAAAEKNLPIIVPGWEDSTMGNIFASYVIKGDLKVSTMKSGIEYMTFLADWYTKNSENGIGFFQIGGGIAGDFPICVVPMLYQDMEMHDIPFWSYFCQISDSTTSYGSYSGAVPNEKITWGKLDIKTPKFIIESDATIVAPLIFAYLLDL, encoded by the coding sequence ATGAAAGGACCAATCAGTCAGTTTATTGAAAAACATTACTTGCACTTTAACTCTGCTGCCCTGGTTGATGCTGCAAAGGCCTACGAACAGCAATTGGCAAACGGAGCAAAGATGCTGGTAAGTATGGCTGGCGCAATGAGTACTGCAGAAATTGGTAAAATTTTTGCCGAAATAATCAGACAGGACAAAGTTCAGATTATTTCATGTACCGGAGCTAACTTAGAAGAAGACATCATGAACTTAGTAGCACACTCTCATTACGAAAGAGTGCCAAACTATCGTGATTTAACACCTGAAGACGAATGGGCCTTACTTGAAAGAGGATTGAATCGTGTTACTGACACCTGTATTCCCGAACATGAAGCATTCCGTCGTTTACAAAAACACATTTATAAAATCTGGAAAGATGCAGATGACAAAGGAGAACGCTATTTTCCGCATGAGTTCATGTATAAAATGTTATTATCCGGCGTTTTAGAAGAATACTACGAAATTGATTTAAAAGACAGCTGGATGTATGCTGCTGCCGAGAAAAATTTACCTATTATTGTTCCGGGATGGGAAGATAGTACAATGGGTAATATTTTCGCATCATACGTGATAAAAGGAGATTTAAAAGTGTCAACAATGAAATCCGGTATTGAATACATGACATTCCTTGCTGACTGGTATACTAAAAATAGTGAAAATGGAATTGGTTTCTTCCAAATCGGCGGTGGTATTGCTGGAGATTTTCCAATTTGTGTAGTTCCAATGTTATATCAGGATATGGAAATGCACGATATTCCTTTCTGGAGCTATTTCTGCCAGATTTCTGATTCTACAACCAGTTATGGTTCGTATTCGGGGGCAGTTCCAAACGAAAAAATTACTTGGGGTAAATTAGATATTAAAACCCCTAAATTTATTATTGAGTCGGATGCCACAATTGTTGCTCCGTTAATTTTTGCTTATTTATTAGATTTATAG
- a CDS encoding DUF4197 domain-containing protein, which produces MKKILLLAVAFSLNSCAQVQQTLNQLPQISSQIPGVGGVDIASGLKEALNKGITQQVSKLTAVDGFYKNEAVKILMPAELQKVDATLRKVGLSSLADEGIKMLNRAAEDAVKEATPIFVSAVKNMTFTDAKNILLGNDSAATSYLQGSTTTALYAKFNPVIKSSFEKVGADAVWTKIINKYNTIPLVKKVNPDLTDYTTNQALAGVFKMIAVEEKEIRNNISARTTPLLKSVFAMQDKK; this is translated from the coding sequence ATGAAAAAGATATTACTTCTTGCCGTAGCATTTTCTCTTAATTCCTGTGCACAGGTACAACAAACTTTAAATCAGTTGCCACAAATATCTTCGCAAATCCCGGGAGTTGGCGGTGTAGATATCGCTTCGGGCTTAAAAGAAGCTTTAAACAAAGGAATTACACAGCAGGTGAGCAAACTAACAGCTGTTGATGGTTTTTATAAGAATGAAGCCGTAAAAATTCTTATGCCTGCAGAATTACAAAAAGTAGATGCTACTTTACGCAAAGTAGGCCTTAGCTCATTGGCTGATGAAGGTATCAAAATGCTGAACCGGGCTGCAGAAGACGCAGTAAAAGAAGCTACTCCTATCTTTGTTTCGGCAGTAAAAAACATGACTTTTACTGATGCCAAAAATATTTTATTAGGCAATGACAGTGCTGCTACGAGTTATTTACAAGGAAGTACCACAACTGCTTTGTATGCCAAATTTAATCCGGTAATTAAAAGCTCTTTTGAGAAAGTAGGCGCCGATGCTGTATGGACAAAAATCATCAATAAATACAATACTATTCCGCTGGTAAAAAAAGTAAATCCGGATCTTACTGATTACACTACGAATCAGGCTTTAGCAGGCGTTTTTAAAATGATTGCCGTGGAAGAAAAGGAAATTCGCAACAACATAAGTGCAAGAACTACTCCGTTGTTAAAAAGTGTTTTTGCCATGCAGGACAAAAAATAA
- a CDS encoding proline dehydrogenase family protein: MEKIFDNTQVAFSLKSDTELDRSYFLFKMIDSEPLVRIGTAVTNFAIKAHLPVEGLIRATVFDHFCGGVNEHDCLTVVDKMFTKGVSSVLDYSVEGKEEEAQFDAALEMTLKTIEFAKERLAIPFAVFKPTGLGRFELYEKLGEKQTLNAAEQEEWNRVVARFDQVCSEAHKKDVALLIDGEESWMQDAADDLVTEMMRKYNKEKAIVFNTLQMYRWDRLDYLKKLHEVAKNEGFFIGMKLVRGAYMEKENKRAEEKGYVSPICVSKEATDENYDAAVLYMLEHLDKMSIFAGTHNELSSYKLMELMQQKGISKSDNRIWFGQLYGMSDNISYNLAENGYNVAKYLPFGPVKDVMPYLIRRAEENTSVAGQTSRELSMIKAERKRRKGK; this comes from the coding sequence ATGGAAAAAATATTCGATAATACTCAGGTTGCCTTTTCGTTAAAAAGCGATACAGAACTTGACAGGTCTTACTTTCTTTTTAAAATGATTGACAGCGAACCTTTGGTTAGGATAGGAACAGCAGTTACTAATTTTGCTATTAAAGCGCATCTTCCGGTAGAAGGTTTGATCCGTGCCACTGTATTCGATCATTTTTGCGGCGGTGTAAACGAACACGACTGTTTAACTGTAGTGGATAAAATGTTTACCAAAGGGGTTTCATCTGTATTAGATTATTCAGTTGAAGGAAAAGAAGAAGAAGCACAATTTGATGCTGCTTTAGAAATGACATTAAAAACTATTGAATTTGCAAAAGAACGCCTTGCGATTCCGTTTGCAGTATTTAAGCCAACAGGTTTAGGACGTTTTGAATTGTATGAGAAATTAGGTGAAAAACAAACTTTAAATGCTGCTGAACAAGAAGAGTGGAATAGAGTTGTAGCTCGTTTTGACCAGGTGTGCAGTGAAGCACATAAAAAAGATGTAGCATTATTAATTGATGGGGAAGAAAGCTGGATGCAGGATGCAGCTGATGATTTAGTTACCGAAATGATGCGTAAATACAATAAAGAAAAAGCAATTGTATTTAATACGTTACAAATGTACCGTTGGGATCGTTTGGATTATTTAAAAAAACTGCATGAAGTTGCTAAAAATGAAGGCTTTTTTATTGGAATGAAACTTGTCCGTGGTGCTTATATGGAAAAAGAAAACAAAAGGGCAGAAGAAAAAGGCTATGTTTCGCCAATTTGTGTTTCTAAAGAAGCTACGGATGAGAATTATGATGCAGCAGTACTTTATATGTTGGAACATCTTGATAAAATGTCAATTTTTGCTGGAACCCACAATGAATTGAGTTCCTATAAACTAATGGAATTGATGCAACAAAAAGGAATTTCAAAAAGTGATAACAGAATTTGGTTTGGACAATTATACGGAATGAGTGATAACATCAGTTATAATCTTGCAGAGAATGGATATAATGTTGCAAAATATTTGCCTTTTGGACCTGTGAAAGACGTCATGCCGTACCTGATTCGACGTGCTGAAGAAAATACTTCAGTGGCTGGGCAAACGAGTCGCGAATTGTCGATGATTAAAGCAGAACGTAAAAGAAGAAAAGGGAAGTAA
- a CDS encoding arginine decarboxylase → MNTKYSDLINQTYYFPQEEFKLNKDNLLFHNIDLMKLVEQYGTPLKFTYLPQISENINKAKAWFRKSMEKNKYDAKYYYCYCTKSSHFEYIMNEAFKNNIHVETSSAFDINIVENLLENGKINKSTYVICNGFKRDEYISNIARLINNGHKNTIPIIDNYEELDLLQGEIKGKFKIGIRIAAEEEPKFEFYTSRLGIGYKNIVSFYKKQIQENDKLELKMLHFFINTGINDTAYYWNELVKCIKVYIALKKECPTLDGLNIGGGFPIKNSLAFEYDYQYMIDEIINQIKIACDEAEVDVPNIFTEFGSFTVGESGGAIYQILYQKQQNDREKWNMIDSSFITTLPDTWAINKRFIMLAVNRWNDTYERVLLGGLTCDSDDYYNSEQNMNAIYLPKYNKEKPLYIGFFNTGAYQETIGGYGGLHHCLIPQPKHILIDRDENGILATEVFSEQQTSDDVLKILGYTKKA, encoded by the coding sequence ATGAATACAAAATATTCTGACTTAATCAATCAAACATACTATTTTCCTCAGGAAGAGTTCAAACTGAACAAAGACAACTTATTATTTCACAATATCGATTTGATGAAATTAGTTGAACAGTACGGAACTCCTTTAAAATTCACCTATTTGCCACAGATTTCTGAAAATATCAACAAAGCAAAAGCATGGTTCAGAAAATCAATGGAAAAGAACAAATACGATGCAAAATATTACTATTGCTATTGTACAAAAAGCTCTCATTTTGAATACATTATGAATGAAGCTTTCAAAAACAATATTCACGTAGAAACATCATCTGCTTTTGACATTAATATTGTAGAAAATTTACTCGAAAATGGTAAAATCAATAAAAGTACTTATGTAATTTGCAATGGATTTAAGAGGGATGAATATATTAGTAATATTGCAAGACTAATTAATAACGGACATAAAAATACTATTCCGATTATTGACAACTACGAAGAGCTTGATCTACTTCAGGGAGAAATAAAAGGAAAATTCAAAATCGGAATCCGTATTGCGGCTGAAGAAGAACCAAAATTTGAGTTTTATACGTCAAGATTAGGTATTGGATATAAAAACATCGTTTCTTTTTATAAAAAACAAATTCAGGAAAATGACAAGTTAGAGCTTAAAATGCTTCACTTTTTCATTAATACCGGAATAAACGATACAGCCTATTATTGGAACGAGCTTGTAAAATGTATCAAAGTATATATTGCACTTAAGAAAGAGTGCCCGACCCTTGATGGCCTGAATATCGGAGGCGGATTCCCTATTAAAAATTCACTTGCATTCGAATACGATTACCAATATATGATTGATGAAATTATCAATCAGATTAAAATTGCCTGTGACGAAGCTGAAGTAGATGTTCCTAATATTTTTACAGAATTCGGATCATTCACAGTAGGCGAAAGCGGCGGTGCTATTTATCAGATTTTATATCAGAAACAACAAAATGACAGGGAAAAATGGAATATGATTGACTCGTCATTCATTACTACTTTACCTGACACATGGGCCATAAACAAACGTTTTATTATGCTGGCGGTGAACCGTTGGAATGATACTTATGAGCGGGTTTTACTGGGAGGCCTAACTTGTGACAGCGATGACTATTACAACTCTGAACAAAATATGAACGCCATTTATCTTCCAAAATACAACAAAGAAAAACCGTTGTATATTGGTTTCTTTAATACAGGCGCATATCAGGAAACTATTGGAGGATATGGAGGTTTACACCACTGTCTGATTCCACAGCCTAAACATATTTTAATTGATCGTGACGAAAACGGAATTTTAGCAACTGAAGTTTTCTCTGAACAGCAAACTTCTGACGACGTTTTAAAAATTTTAGGTTATACTAAAAAAGCATAA
- a CDS encoding DNA primase, giving the protein MKRVIVDYAKLTNEILNLLVEKFPDGYDDSDVIRFRNAKNELVEAVEVRTEDTIYLVKISTKLADRIENYDEDDDIDLDVDTIEPVKGIDLDDDSDDDDDDDNIDKPDTDGGDDDEDDDEDKDDVSDDDDDEDDED; this is encoded by the coding sequence ATGAAAAGAGTTATAGTAGACTACGCCAAACTTACCAACGAAATTTTAAACCTTTTGGTTGAAAAATTTCCTGACGGTTATGATGATTCGGATGTTATTCGTTTCAGAAATGCTAAAAACGAATTAGTCGAAGCTGTTGAAGTTCGCACTGAAGACACTATTTATTTAGTAAAAATTAGTACTAAACTTGCAGACAGAATCGAAAATTATGACGAAGATGATGATATCGATCTTGATGTTGATACAATCGAACCTGTAAAAGGAATTGATCTTGATGACGATAGTGACGATGACGATGATGACGACAATATTGATAAACCTGATACAGATGGTGGTGACGATGATGAAGATGACGATGAAGACAAAGATGATGTTTCAGATGACGATGACGACGAGGATGATGAAGATTAA
- the aroB gene encoding 3-dehydroquinate synthase, with translation MQSIQANNYLVHFNQNAYEALNNHLKENKYSTIFIIVDDKTNEHCLPKFLPLLETDLTIEIIEFESGEANKNIETCIEVWNVLTELGADRKSLVINLGGGVVTDLGGFVASTFKRGVNFINIPTTLLSMVDASVGGKTGVDLGNLKNQIGVINVPQMVLIDTQYLETLPQSEMRSGLAEMLKHGLIYDAAYWQQFLDLQSIDYADFDELIYRSVEIKNEIVIQDPTEKNIRKALNFGHTLGHAIEGYFLESEHKTTLLHGEAIAVGMILESYISLHKNLISAEEYAEIKTAIKGIYDDVKFEEEDIEPILELLIHDKKNEYGLIQFALIEGIGKIKINQSVENKLILDAFQDYKS, from the coding sequence ATGCAATCTATTCAAGCAAATAATTATTTAGTCCATTTTAACCAAAATGCATACGAAGCTTTAAACAATCATTTAAAAGAGAATAAATACTCTACTATTTTTATTATTGTTGATGATAAAACAAATGAGCATTGTTTGCCTAAATTTTTGCCTTTACTGGAAACTGATTTGACAATTGAAATTATAGAATTTGAATCTGGAGAAGCCAATAAAAATATAGAAACCTGTATTGAAGTATGGAATGTACTCACCGAATTAGGTGCAGACAGAAAATCACTTGTCATTAATCTTGGCGGAGGTGTTGTCACAGATTTAGGAGGTTTTGTGGCTTCTACATTTAAACGCGGAGTAAATTTCATCAATATTCCAACCACTTTATTATCGATGGTAGATGCATCTGTTGGAGGAAAAACCGGAGTTGATTTAGGAAATCTTAAAAATCAGATTGGCGTAATTAATGTGCCTCAAATGGTTTTGATTGACACGCAGTATCTTGAAACTTTACCACAAAGCGAAATGCGTTCCGGTCTGGCAGAAATGCTCAAACACGGTCTCATCTATGATGCTGCGTATTGGCAACAATTTTTAGATTTACAATCCATTGACTACGCAGATTTTGATGAACTGATTTATCGTTCTGTTGAAATCAAAAATGAAATCGTAATTCAGGATCCAACTGAGAAAAACATACGCAAAGCATTGAATTTCGGACATACTTTAGGGCATGCTATCGAAGGCTACTTTTTAGAAAGCGAACATAAAACAACATTGCTTCATGGTGAAGCCATTGCTGTGGGAATGATTCTGGAAAGTTATATTTCATTACATAAAAACCTCATTTCAGCCGAAGAATATGCCGAAATCAAAACAGCAATTAAAGGTATTTATGATGATGTAAAATTTGAAGAAGAAGACATCGAGCCGATACTAGAATTACTTATCCACGACAAAAAAAATGAGTATGGTTTAATTCAGTTTGCACTTATTGAAGGCATCGGAAAGATAAAAATTAATCAATCTGTTGAAAATAAATTAATTCTGGATGCGTTTCAGGATTATAAGTCTTAA
- the recQ gene encoding DNA helicase RecQ has product MNSEILHARLKENFGFEKFRPNQKNIINTILSGQDTLAIMPTGGGKSICFQLPALIFPGITIVISPLIALMKDQVDSLKTNGISACYINSSQSSEEQQFYIDNLKSNTFKLVYIAPESLSYLDVIFNELTISLIAIDEAHCISSWGHDFRPAYTNLGYLKNRFPSTPILALTATADKATRTDITKQLNLKNSKTFIASFDRKNLSLEVRPALDRVKQIIDFIENKPNESGIIYCLSRKTTEELAEKLKKNGITAKAYHAGLDNTVRAKTQDEFINDDCQVVCATIAFGMGIDKSNVRWVIHYNLPKNIEGYYQEIGRAGRDGLPAETVLFESYADVIQLQKFASEGLNSDVQLAKLDRMKQYADALSCRRKILLSYFGELVTEDCGNCDICKNPPTFFDGTILAQKALSAITRLKESEPLAVIVDFLRGSKNAYIYEKNYQELKTYGIGADISWYDWNQYLIQLINLGYCEIAFHQHNRILLTPFAKKVLFEGEKVKLTTVIKKVIDKKEIKEAKSKTKTVEGSLFEILRKLRYEIAQKDEVPAYVIFSDAALRQMETLRPMSDEEFLAIDGVGKAKLEKYGSDFINAIIEFQKNKKINTKSKKENSTYKTTLELFQKGVSVEEIAETRSLGISTIISHLAKLYLDGAAIDASQFISDKEVEQLQKARVELENPNALKPYYDHFEEKMGYDKIRFGLAVLEKNNQ; this is encoded by the coding sequence ATGAATTCAGAAATATTACACGCCAGATTAAAAGAAAATTTTGGTTTTGAAAAATTCAGACCAAACCAGAAAAACATCATAAATACAATATTGTCTGGTCAGGACACGCTGGCTATTATGCCTACCGGAGGAGGTAAGTCAATATGTTTTCAGCTTCCAGCTTTGATTTTTCCCGGAATCACAATTGTTATTTCTCCATTGATTGCGCTGATGAAAGACCAGGTGGATAGTTTAAAGACCAACGGAATTTCAGCATGTTACATCAATAGCAGCCAATCATCCGAAGAGCAGCAATTTTATATCGATAATTTAAAATCAAATACTTTCAAATTAGTTTATATTGCTCCAGAAAGTTTATCCTATCTTGATGTAATATTTAACGAATTAACAATCAGCCTTATCGCTATTGACGAAGCACATTGTATTTCTTCATGGGGACATGATTTCCGGCCGGCTTACACCAATTTAGGCTATTTAAAAAACCGCTTCCCTTCTACTCCAATACTTGCTTTGACCGCTACAGCAGACAAAGCAACACGTACTGATATTACAAAACAATTAAATTTAAAAAACTCCAAAACTTTTATAGCTTCATTTGATAGAAAAAATTTAAGTCTTGAAGTTCGTCCGGCACTTGACCGTGTGAAACAAATCATAGATTTTATAGAAAACAAACCGAATGAGTCCGGTATTATTTATTGCCTAAGCAGAAAAACTACTGAAGAATTAGCTGAAAAACTAAAAAAAAATGGCATTACAGCAAAAGCCTACCATGCCGGACTGGATAATACTGTCCGGGCTAAAACGCAGGATGAATTTATAAATGATGATTGTCAGGTAGTTTGTGCAACAATTGCCTTCGGTATGGGAATTGACAAATCGAATGTTCGTTGGGTTATTCATTACAATTTACCAAAAAACATTGAAGGCTATTATCAGGAAATTGGACGTGCCGGCCGTGATGGATTACCCGCTGAAACGGTTTTGTTCGAAAGCTATGCTGATGTGATTCAACTTCAGAAATTTGCTTCAGAAGGTTTGAATTCTGATGTGCAGCTGGCAAAACTAGACCGAATGAAGCAGTATGCCGATGCATTGAGCTGTAGAAGAAAAATCCTGCTCTCTTATTTTGGTGAATTAGTGACTGAGGATTGTGGTAATTGTGATATTTGCAAAAATCCACCAACGTTTTTCGACGGTACAATTTTGGCGCAAAAAGCGTTATCAGCCATTACCCGTTTAAAGGAATCTGAGCCTTTAGCAGTAATTGTAGATTTTTTAAGAGGTTCAAAAAACGCTTACATTTACGAAAAAAACTATCAGGAATTAAAAACCTACGGGATCGGAGCAGATATATCCTGGTATGACTGGAATCAATATTTGATACAGTTGATAAACTTAGGTTATTGTGAAATTGCTTTTCATCAGCACAATAGAATTTTACTTACTCCTTTTGCTAAAAAGGTTTTATTTGAAGGTGAAAAAGTAAAACTGACAACGGTTATTAAAAAAGTAATTGATAAAAAAGAAATTAAAGAAGCAAAAAGCAAAACTAAAACAGTTGAAGGCTCTCTTTTTGAAATCCTTAGAAAATTACGTTACGAAATTGCTCAAAAAGATGAAGTCCCTGCATATGTCATTTTTAGTGATGCCGCATTGAGACAAATGGAAACTTTACGCCCAATGAGTGATGAAGAATTCCTGGCCATTGATGGGGTTGGAAAAGCAAAACTTGAAAAATACGGCTCTGATTTTATAAATGCCATCATAGAATTTCAAAAAAATAAAAAAATAAATACGAAGTCTAAAAAAGAAAACAGTACTTATAAAACAACCTTAGAATTATTTCAAAAAGGAGTTAGTGTTGAAGAAATTGCTGAAACAAGAAGTTTAGGAATTTCTACTATAATTTCACATTTGGCAAAACTATATTTGGATGGCGCTGCTATTGATGCGAGCCAGTTTATTTCTGATAAAGAAGTTGAACAATTACAAAAAGCACGGGTTGAACTTGAAAATCCAAATGCTTTAAAACCTTATTACGATCATTTTGAAGAAAAAATGGGATATGATAAAATTCGGTTTGGCCTCGCTGTTCTGGAGAAAAACAATCAATAA
- the purU gene encoding formyltetrahydrofolate deformylase, with translation MQKITILIHCKDQKGIIAAVTAFIAKVEGNITYIDQHVDTEQNVFFMRLECDLTNHNISIEAIKDDFNQTIAADFDMSWDLYNQEQKPKMALFVSKYDHCLFDILGRYSAGELNVEIPVIISNHNDLRSIAERFDIPFHCVPFTKDNKEEGEAKQVELLKRYQINFIVLARYMQIITPGLISLYENKIINIHHSFLPAFPGAKPYHSAFKRGVKIIGATSHYVTEELDEGPIIEQDIARVSHIHSVEDFIMKGRDLERIVLARAIKLHAERKTMVYSNKTVVFS, from the coding sequence ATGCAAAAAATAACTATTCTGATTCACTGTAAGGATCAAAAAGGAATTATTGCTGCAGTAACAGCTTTTATTGCAAAAGTAGAAGGGAATATTACCTACATCGATCAGCATGTGGATACAGAACAAAATGTTTTTTTTATGCGATTGGAATGTGACTTAACAAACCACAATATCAGTATTGAAGCCATAAAAGACGATTTTAACCAAACCATTGCGGCAGATTTTGATATGTCCTGGGATTTGTACAATCAGGAGCAGAAACCTAAAATGGCCTTGTTTGTATCTAAGTATGATCATTGTTTGTTTGATATTTTGGGACGTTACAGTGCCGGTGAGTTAAATGTTGAAATTCCGGTTATTATCAGTAATCACAACGATTTGCGTTCCATTGCAGAACGCTTTGATATCCCGTTTCACTGTGTTCCTTTTACAAAAGACAATAAGGAAGAAGGCGAAGCTAAACAAGTTGAACTATTAAAAAGATACCAGATAAACTTTATCGTACTAGCGCGTTATATGCAGATTATTACGCCTGGTTTGATTTCGCTTTACGAAAATAAAATTATTAATATCCATCATTCGTTTTTACCTGCATTCCCGGGTGCAAAACCTTATCATTCTGCTTTTAAAAGAGGAGTAAAAATTATTGGCGCCACAAGTCATTATGTGACGGAAGAATTAGACGAAGGACCAATTATTGAGCAGGATATTGCACGTGTTTCTCATATTCATTCTGTTGAGGACTTTATTATGAAAGGACGTGATTTGGAACGAATTGTTCTGGCACGAGCCATAAAACTGCATGCTGAACGCAAAACAATGGTTTATAGTAATAAAACTGTTGTTTTTTCTTAA
- a CDS encoding pectate lyase family protein, translated as MNFKTKFAISLFAITLSFAACNTDDDQNADNAVLSTQETVSASTSKVGVCSEVPGWASQNGSTTGGGTSAETTVTNYAQLKSAIENSSVKVIKVSGTITVSARLSLQDQTGKTIYGTSGAKLVSTNQTKDGSGIINIKRCKNLIIRNLIFEGPGAYDTDGWDNAILDNCQNVWVDHCEFRDGVDGNFDIKNQSDYITVSYSKFTYLKAPKAGGPGGSDDHRYSNLIGSSDGATADRGKLRITFARCWWASGCKERMPRVRFGKVHIVNSYFNSSVSNKCIAAGFEANIKVEDNVFENVKNPIDLMTGFTAVSVTSGNVFTNTTGNKTGQNTAFTPPYTIVKIAASAVKSDVSANAGATFSGNICGSF; from the coding sequence ATGAATTTTAAAACCAAATTTGCGATTTCGCTATTTGCGATTACCTTGAGTTTTGCAGCCTGTAACACAGATGATGATCAAAATGCTGACAACGCTGTCCTAAGTACCCAGGAGACAGTTTCTGCTTCAACTTCAAAAGTTGGGGTTTGCTCTGAAGTACCGGGATGGGCTTCTCAAAACGGAAGCACAACCGGCGGAGGCACATCTGCAGAGACAACTGTAACCAATTATGCACAATTGAAATCGGCTATTGAAAACAGTTCTGTAAAAGTGATCAAAGTTTCCGGTACCATCACTGTTTCTGCCCGATTATCATTACAAGACCAGACTGGTAAAACTATTTACGGTACCAGCGGTGCAAAACTGGTATCAACAAACCAAACTAAAGATGGCTCAGGAATAATCAATATTAAGAGATGTAAAAACCTGATTATCAGAAACCTAATTTTTGAAGGTCCGGGTGCTTATGATACTGATGGCTGGGATAATGCAATTCTTGACAACTGTCAGAATGTATGGGTTGATCATTGTGAATTCAGAGACGGTGTTGACGGAAACTTTGATATTAAAAACCAATCTGATTACATAACGGTTTCATATTCAAAATTCACCTACCTTAAAGCTCCAAAAGCAGGTGGTCCAGGTGGTTCAGATGACCACAGATATTCTAACTTAATTGGTTCAAGCGATGGGGCAACTGCAGATCGCGGCAAATTAAGAATCACATTTGCACGCTGCTGGTGGGCTAGCGGATGTAAAGAAAGAATGCCTAGAGTTCGATTTGGAAAAGTACATATCGTGAACAGTTATTTCAACAGTTCTGTTAGCAATAAATGTATTGCCGCAGGTTTTGAAGCCAATATAAAAGTTGAAGACAATGTGTTTGAAAATGTAAAAAACCCAATTGACCTAATGACTGGTTTTACTGCTGTAAGTGTAACGTCCGGAAATGTTTTCACTAATACAACTGGTAATAAAACAGGACAAAACACCGCTTTTACACCTCCTTATACCATTGTGAAAATTGCTGCGTCTGCTGTTAAATCTGATGTTTCTGCCAATGCGGGAGCTACATTTTCAGGTAACATTTGCGGTTCATTCTAA